One part of the [Synechococcus] sp. NIES-970 genome encodes these proteins:
- a CDS encoding MOSC domain protein: MTAIATVTELIIYPVKSCGGISLNSVVVEHEGFQGDRHWLIVDPTGKFLTQRQYPQLARVKPQLDDQYLSLTFDNEPPLKLSRNAPGPLIPVTIWRNQVQAIDQGPVAAAWFSEILQTPCRLVRQSPDQPRPLNPKYALWDNQAVSFADGYPVLLTNTASLDLLSEKLGTPVPMNRFRPNLVVKTDIPFAEDHWQRLQIRDVPLVMAKPCERCIVITTDQNTGDRHPAQEPLRTLGTFRRTEKGILFGINLMPTQQGRISIGDRVEINP, translated from the coding sequence ATGACTGCGATCGCCACAGTCACTGAACTGATTATCTATCCGGTAAAATCCTGCGGAGGGATTTCCCTTAACAGCGTTGTGGTAGAGCATGAAGGATTTCAAGGCGATCGCCATTGGCTGATCGTTGATCCTACGGGGAAATTTCTCACTCAACGGCAATATCCCCAACTGGCCCGGGTCAAACCCCAACTGGATGATCAGTATCTAAGTCTTACCTTTGACAATGAGCCGCCGCTCAAACTCAGCCGTAATGCCCCAGGGCCATTGATTCCCGTGACAATTTGGCGCAATCAAGTCCAGGCGATCGACCAGGGGCCAGTAGCAGCGGCGTGGTTCTCGGAGATTTTACAAACCCCCTGTCGCCTCGTGCGCCAATCCCCTGATCAGCCGCGTCCCCTCAACCCCAAGTATGCCCTCTGGGACAATCAAGCCGTGAGCTTTGCCGATGGCTACCCAGTGCTATTGACCAATACCGCTTCTTTGGACTTACTTTCAGAAAAATTGGGAACACCAGTGCCGATGAATCGCTTTCGGCCCAACCTGGTGGTAAAAACGGATATTCCCTTTGCGGAAGACCATTGGCAAAGATTGCAAATTCGTGATGTTCCCTTGGTGATGGCCAAGCCCTGTGAGCGCTGCATTGTGATCACCACCGACCAAAATACAGGCGATCGCCACCCAGCCCAGGAGCCCCTCCGCACCCTAGGCACTTTTCGCCGCACCGAAAAAGGGATTCTGTTTGGGATCAACCTGATGCCCACCCAGCAAGGCCGGATTTCTATAGGCGATCGCGTCGAAATTAACCCTTAG
- a CDS encoding PhoH-like protein has product MKKIFVLDTNVLLHDPQAILSFADNEVVLPITVIEELDRFKKQVDSIGRNARQVSRSLDALSQGKSLTQGIDLDQGGLLRVALCKPEILKTLPPELAGASSDNAILAVALTEQEKCQCPVILVSKDTNLRIKAGVLGLTTEDYETGKVNLDEFYPGTAEVLVDPEQISQFYKDGALTLAEDFYPNQLITLGDRTKPAHTALGIYRYDLKQVVALQKATAAPVSNIQARNREQKFALELLLRDDIQLVTLVGKAGTGKTLLALAAGVAKVTGERLYTQLLISRPIIPMGKDIGYLPGEIKEKLTPWMQPLYDNLDLMFHTQDSRNKPRHWRRGYEELMELGVLQIEPLTYIRGRTIPQQILIVDEAQNLTPHEVKTILTRAGEGTKIILTGDVEQIDNPYVDASSNGLTYVVEKFKQEAIAGHITLIKGERSPLAERASQIL; this is encoded by the coding sequence ATGAAAAAAATCTTTGTCCTGGATACGAATGTCCTTCTCCATGATCCCCAGGCCATTCTCTCCTTTGCAGATAATGAAGTGGTTTTGCCGATCACAGTAATTGAAGAGTTAGATCGCTTCAAAAAACAAGTCGATTCCATTGGCCGTAATGCCCGTCAAGTCTCCCGGAGCCTCGATGCCCTCAGTCAGGGAAAATCTCTCACCCAAGGTATTGACCTTGATCAAGGGGGGCTGCTCAGGGTGGCCCTATGTAAACCAGAAATCCTCAAAACCCTTCCTCCAGAGTTAGCAGGGGCCTCCAGTGATAATGCGATTTTGGCGGTGGCCCTCACGGAACAGGAAAAATGCCAATGTCCCGTGATTCTGGTGAGTAAAGACACAAACCTCCGCATTAAGGCGGGGGTGCTAGGGCTGACCACGGAAGACTATGAAACAGGCAAGGTCAACCTCGATGAATTTTATCCGGGCACAGCGGAAGTACTGGTTGATCCCGAGCAAATCAGCCAGTTTTATAAAGATGGTGCCCTGACCTTGGCGGAAGACTTTTACCCAAATCAACTGATTACCTTAGGCGATCGCACGAAGCCAGCCCACACCGCCCTGGGGATTTATCGCTATGATCTCAAGCAAGTAGTGGCGCTCCAAAAAGCCACCGCCGCCCCAGTGTCCAATATTCAAGCCCGCAACCGAGAACAAAAATTTGCCTTGGAATTACTCCTGCGGGATGACATCCAACTGGTGACCCTGGTGGGGAAAGCTGGCACCGGGAAAACCCTCCTGGCCCTTGCTGCTGGGGTTGCCAAAGTCACCGGAGAAAGGCTTTATACCCAACTGCTCATTTCTCGCCCCATCATCCCCATGGGCAAGGATATTGGTTATCTTCCGGGGGAAATTAAAGAAAAACTCACCCCCTGGATGCAGCCCCTCTACGACAATTTAGATTTGATGTTCCACACCCAAGACAGCCGCAATAAACCGCGCCACTGGCGACGGGGTTATGAGGAATTGATGGAGTTGGGAGTGCTGCAGATTGAACCCCTCACCTACATCCGAGGCCGGACCATTCCCCAGCAGATCTTGATCGTCGATGAAGCCCAAAATCTGACGCCCCACGAAGTTAAAACGATTCTCACTAGGGCCGGCGAAGGGACCAAAATTATCCTGACGGGGGATGTGGAGCAAATTGATAATCCCTACGTGGATGCCTCTAGTAATGGCCTGACCTACGTGGTGGAAAAATTCAAGCAGGAGGCGATCGCCGGTCACATTACCCTAATCAAAGGAGAGCGATCGCCCCTGGCAGAACGGGCTTCCCAGATCCTCTAA
- a CDS encoding hypothetical protein (conserved hypothetical protein), producing MTSIDRLAWVLILIFSLLIGLGIGGEQVCGVDCPINTGPRVREFSWQGQRIGGEDVAFIMTFDRPMDAAGVEENLVIDPPLPGKFSWAGKRLAYTLLEPVPYGQEYQVTLRGAQERFAASGYLGKTMQPFSGSFQSRDRALAYIGTDETQEEKGRLILYNWTRDEKRILTPANLVVLDFQVYPRGEAILFSAVDRMRPAEGMQDSQIYRVKTGLGEETEAPDLELVLDNRTHQNLQFQLAADGEAIAVQRVNRADPGDFGLWVVTPGEPAQPLGLTGGDFAIAPDGKTIALPQGRGIAIFSLEDIQEEPLDFLPRFGQIVTFSPDGSTAVLVDFNSDNLDLRYQRSLYLVDNRDREQKVLDTDGSILDCTFNPRETQLYCLVTELMPGEDYQEQPYFAQINLENNEVNRLAELTQFQDVELSMAPDGLGLLFSQVVTDASNLEEPFFRTTSGEAIAGGQLWLLIPGATPEETQLEILPFAGVYPHWLP from the coding sequence ATGACCAGCATTGATCGTCTTGCTTGGGTTTTAATTTTAATTTTTAGCCTCCTGATTGGGTTGGGCATCGGCGGAGAGCAAGTCTGCGGGGTTGACTGCCCTATTAATACTGGGCCTCGGGTACGGGAATTTTCTTGGCAAGGGCAACGGATCGGCGGAGAAGATGTTGCCTTCATCATGACTTTTGACCGACCCATGGATGCGGCAGGGGTTGAGGAGAATTTGGTGATCGACCCACCTCTCCCAGGAAAATTTAGTTGGGCCGGGAAAAGATTGGCCTATACCTTACTAGAACCAGTTCCCTATGGCCAGGAGTACCAGGTAACGCTGCGAGGAGCTCAAGAACGGTTTGCGGCATCAGGGTATCTGGGGAAGACGATGCAACCGTTTTCAGGAAGCTTTCAAAGTCGCGATCGCGCCCTGGCTTATATCGGCACGGATGAAACCCAGGAGGAGAAAGGACGGCTGATTTTGTATAACTGGACCCGGGATGAAAAACGCATTTTGACGCCAGCGAATCTGGTGGTCTTAGATTTTCAGGTGTATCCCCGGGGGGAAGCGATTTTGTTTAGTGCAGTAGACCGGATGCGCCCAGCGGAAGGGATGCAAGACAGTCAGATCTATCGGGTTAAAACGGGCCTTGGGGAAGAAACTGAAGCGCCTGATTTAGAGCTGGTGCTGGATAATCGCACTCACCAAAATTTACAGTTTCAACTGGCAGCCGATGGGGAGGCGATCGCCGTGCAGCGGGTCAATCGTGCTGATCCGGGAGATTTTGGGCTCTGGGTGGTCACCCCAGGGGAGCCGGCCCAACCGCTGGGTTTAACGGGTGGTGATTTTGCGATCGCCCCCGACGGTAAAACCATTGCCCTCCCCCAGGGAAGAGGCATTGCGATTTTTTCCCTAGAAGATATCCAAGAAGAACCCCTCGACTTTTTACCGCGCTTTGGGCAAATTGTGACTTTTTCTCCAGACGGCAGCACCGCGGTATTAGTGGACTTCAACAGTGACAATCTGGATTTGCGCTACCAGCGCTCACTTTATCTGGTAGACAACCGCGACCGGGAGCAAAAGGTGTTAGATACTGATGGCTCCATACTGGACTGCACCTTTAATCCGAGGGAAACCCAGCTCTATTGCCTTGTGACAGAGCTCATGCCTGGGGAGGACTACCAAGAACAGCCCTATTTTGCCCAAATCAACCTAGAAAACAATGAGGTAAACCGCTTGGCTGAATTGACCCAGTTCCAAGATGTGGAGCTGAGCATGGCTCCCGATGGTCTCGGCTTACTGTTTAGTCAAGTGGTGACCGATGCAAGCAACTTAGAGGAACCCTTCTTCCGAACAACCTCCGGGGAAGCGATTGCCGGCGGCCAACTGTGGCTCCTGATTCCTGGGGCGACCCCAGAGGAAACCCAACTGGAAATCTTACCTTTTGCGGGGGTTTACCCCCACTGGTTGCCCTAA